In Candidatus Moanabacter tarae, the genomic stretch AATGGACCCTTCTGTTGTATATTCGCATAATCGTTACTTGAGATCCCAACGAACACCCCAGTGCGGGTCCCTGAAATCTGATCCTGGGAAAGTCCTGCATCTTCTAGTGTTTCCCAGGCGGTTTCGAGAAGCCACCTCTGCTGCGGGTCCATCCGCAGAGCTTCTCGGGGAGAGATTCCAAAAAACTGGGCATCAAACCCACCCACATTCTCAAGGAATCCACCCCATCGCGTTATCATCTTCCCGGGTACATCCGGGTTTGAATTAAAGTAACGTTCTAGATTCCACCGATCATCGGGGACCTCAGAAATCCCGCTCTGTCCTTCGCGAAGAAACTCCCAAAACGAATTTGCATCAGATACGCCACCAGGGAGACGGCACCCAATGCCCACAATAGCTAGGGGTTCACGTTTTTCTTTCATGATTCAGCCTCCCCTTTGAAATATGAACCCAGGTTTTCCGGGTGTTGCTCCTTAAACCGATGCTCGTCGCTATTAAAAAAACTGTCAGGTCTTGCTCTTTGCAACCAACCTGAATTCGAGATTGCGGGCTGAAATGTGTAAATAGCAACCATTCTCATACGGACGGATTCCTCACAGTCATTACTAGGGTCAAAGAATTACTAAATGGATAAGCTGCAACCTGTTGTCTAGAAAATTTATAGTTCCCGCAATGGCCAGAACAGATCATCCGTAATCTGCCTACCCATGCACATAGAGAGCAAGAGGGTCCCTGAGTTTCATATTTATTCACACTCGAGAAGGTCTATTCCTAACGTTACGGATATCCGAAAGAAACAGAAGGTAGAGCGAGTTGTGTCGTTGAGTACTCAAGAATAAGCTTACAATCCTATCTTGCTTTCTTGAACAAAATACTGGATACAGTCAACAACCCATAACGGGTAGTTAAAGGCAAAACATTAAACCGTGATGGCCAACTACTAACAGCCGGGAACCTGAGCTCCGAACTAGAGGTCATTGATTCGAATAGACTCGAATTACGATAAGATCCGAGGGATGGCTCTAGGAAAGTGGTTGCCATCTTCGAGATAAAAAAATTCCCTAACTCCTTTGTCAATCAATTCGCTTCATCATTCTACCCCTAATTTAGGAAGCGTCTTCAGGCTATTTCCGTGCCATCCTAACCTCCTGTCGAGTTGATGAGAATCACAAAGACCGCTCTTAGAGAGACCCGTCTTACCTGGACTCTGGTTGTTTTTACCATCCTCGGAGGAATTATTGCATTTTTAACTCTCCCTCGCTTCGAAGATCCGAAAATCCCGTTTCGCTATGCGCTGCTCACCACCATATATCCCGGTGCTTCGGTGGAAAGAATCGAGTCTCTAGTTACGACACGCATTGAGGAAGCAATGCATGAAATTTCCGAGGTGGAGTTCGTAAATAGTATATCGCGGAACAATGCTTGCGCCATACTCATCAAACTCAAAGATCGATATGACAAGCTTCAGCCAATTTGGGATCGAATTCGACGGAAGACCGAACAAATACGATCTGATCTTCCTGAGGGAGTTAGGGGTCCTTTTCTCAACGACCAATACGGTGAGGTCTTCGGAATCATCCTAACGGTATCGGGTAAAAACGCCTCCGCGGAGGAAATTGGGCGAGCTGCAGATCAACTCCGTGGGCGACTCCTCCGCATAGACGAGGTTTCTAAGGTAATCAAGTTAGGAGAGCAGGAGGAAGTTGTTTTTGTCGAGTACGACGATGCTGACTTGGCAGACTTGGGCCTCTCGGCCAGACATTTGAAGACCTATCTGACAGCCCAAAACATAATCGCTCCGGGAGGGAGCATCAAGCAGGAGAATTCTCGCATTCCAGTTGAACCAGTTAGCGATTTGCAATCGGTAGAGGAGATTGAAAATCTAACAGTCACTCTCCCAGACGATGAGGATGTTTATGCTTTAGGCGAGCTGCTTGACATTTTTAAAGGCTCTCATCAGCCACCTGTAAGCCTGCTTCGCTCATCTGGATCCCCTGGAATTGGACTCGGGATTTCTCTAACCGAGGGGGGCAACGTAATCAAACTTGGGAAACAGGTCCGCGAACTCGTTAGCACCTTCGCCAAAGAGATAGGAGACAAGGTTCAGTTCGAATTTGTCGCTTTCGAACCCGAAAGGGTAACCACACGCGTCAATCGGTTTTTCTTCAACCTAGTTCAAAGTCTTCTTATCGTCATGTTTATCCTTATGGGATTTTTAGGCTTTCGGACTGGATCGGTAATCGCATCCATGATGCCGCTCGTAATCCTTGCCACCCTCATGGTCATGCTAGGTCTCAATGTAACCATTAATCTGGTCGCACTCGCTGCTTTCATTGTAGTCCTGGGTATAATGGTCGACAACCATATTGTGATTTCTGAAAGGATTCTATCGCTTAGAGAAGAGGGTCAGGACCCAGTTACCGCCGCAATCTCAGCTACCGATCAACTTCATGGTCCTCTCATTACCGCTACCGTAACGGCAATCGTAGGATTCCTCCCAATCTATCTCGCAGAATCCACCAGCGGAGAGTACGTTACTCCTCTTTTCCAAGTAATAGGGCTGGCTCTTATTTGTTCCACTTTCTTCTCTTTTACCATCACCCCGACCCTTTCAGTCCATACCTTCAAATTACATCAAACTAGGGACGGCTCTCCAGGGGAAAGACGCTGGCTAGGTTTCTATCGGGGCCTCCTTAATTCGACTCTTCGAAGACCACTGTTTATTGTTGTCTTGGTTCTTTTTGCCTTTTTGGGAGCAATCTACTCTTTCCGCTTCTTCGTTCCAAAAATTTTCTTTCCTCCCTCAGACCGACCCATATTCACTCTCGAAATCGAATTCCCTTCCGGTACCGTAATTGAACGAACCGCAGAGGCCGCTGCCAGAATTGATGCGTTTGTCCAGGGATACCTTAGAAATCGTTCGGATAGCGATCCTTCAATTCGCAACTGGGTATCTCTTGTGGGAAGAAATGCTCCTCGCTATGTCCTTAATCACCGCACTAGGGAATATAGC encodes the following:
- the swrC gene encoding Swarming motility protein SwrC; translation: MRITKTALRETRLTWTLVVFTILGGIIAFLTLPRFEDPKIPFRYALLTTIYPGASVERIESLVTTRIEEAMHEISEVEFVNSISRNNACAILIKLKDRYDKLQPIWDRIRRKTEQIRSDLPEGVRGPFLNDQYGEVFGIILTVSGKNASAEEIGRAADQLRGRLLRIDEVSKVIKLGEQEEVVFVEYDDADLADLGLSARHLKTYLTAQNIIAPGGSIKQENSRIPVEPVSDLQSVEEIENLTVTLPDDEDVYALGELLDIFKGSHQPPVSLLRSSGSPGIGLGISLTEGGNVIKLGKQVRELVSTFAKEIGDKVQFEFVAFEPERVTTRVNRFFFNLVQSLLIVMFILMGFLGFRTGSVIASMMPLVILATLMVMLGLNVTINLVALAAFIVVLGIMVDNHIVISERILSLREEGQDPVTAAISATDQLHGPLITATVTAIVGFLPIYLAESTSGEYVTPLFQVIGLALICSTFFSFTITPTLSVHTFKLHQTRDGSPGERRWLGFYRGLLNSTLRRPLFIVVLVLFAFLGAIYSFRFFVPKIFFPPSDRPIFTLEIEFPSGTVIERTAEAAARIDAFVQGYLRNRSDSDPSIRNWVSLVGRNAPRYVLNHRTREYSPEYAFFIFNVETTKVIPFFREKLEGFSRREFPEAQIRVRSIESGPAIGYPIRIHVSGQDTGELIAVAAEVKEFLSRTPGVYNIGDDWGQSVKKLLVEVDDEAAGSSGVTNGEVALALQSLLTGIPASSLRTEDHVIPIFVKSLVRGKDEIQRIKDVNVHSELTGKSVPLGEIAYIREVHGPANIMRRDFERTITVQSDLNSDFHAKSVDDSIEEFIGKNWNRWGNRINVRLGGESSESKKANRSILVNLPWAGFLILLLLIRQTRSFRRTLIILSTIPMGFIGVVFGLLATGVEFGFTTLVGMVSLIGIVVNNAIILMDRIRCNIDEGTLSEKECILEAALNRVRPILLTSLTTIGGILPLYLRGNPTWEGMAVSIIFGLLFSTVLVLFAVPALYALLFRIKFSDQQI